The Oscillospiraceae bacterium genome contains a region encoding:
- the tsf gene encoding elongation factor Ts → MAFTAQDVKNLREQTGCGMMDCKKALTESDGNFDKAVEYLREKGLAAAQKKASRVAAEGMVYAAVIGEVGVALEVNAETDFVAKNELFQNFVKDVAAVVAAQNPADVDALLACQMGDSTVEASLKDKILVIGENIKIRRFERYEGTCAAYIHAGGTHAVLVAFNTSSEIAAKPEFAAYGKDVAMQIAAANPGYVRESEVPAAVIEKEKEILLAQIANDPKNANKPDAIKEKMVLGRVGKFYKENCLVDQEFVKDPELTVAKYTDKVAKELGGSIEIAKFVRYEKGEGLEKRCDDFAAEVASMMK, encoded by the coding sequence ATGGCATTTACCGCACAAGACGTAAAAAACCTGCGTGAGCAGACCGGCTGCGGCATGATGGACTGCAAAAAAGCGCTGACCGAGTCTGACGGCAACTTTGACAAGGCTGTGGAGTATCTGCGCGAAAAAGGCCTGGCCGCCGCCCAGAAAAAGGCCAGCCGTGTGGCTGCCGAGGGCATGGTGTACGCCGCTGTGATCGGCGAGGTGGGCGTTGCACTGGAAGTGAACGCCGAGACCGACTTTGTTGCCAAGAACGAGCTGTTCCAGAATTTTGTAAAAGACGTGGCCGCCGTTGTGGCTGCCCAGAACCCTGCCGATGTGGACGCCCTGCTGGCCTGCCAGATGGGTGATTCCACTGTGGAGGCCTCGCTGAAGGACAAGATCCTGGTGATCGGCGAGAACATCAAGATCCGGCGCTTCGAGCGCTACGAGGGCACCTGCGCCGCTTACATCCACGCGGGCGGCACCCACGCTGTGCTGGTGGCCTTTAACACCAGCAGCGAGATCGCCGCGAAGCCCGAATTTGCCGCCTATGGCAAGGACGTGGCCATGCAGATCGCCGCTGCGAACCCCGGTTATGTGCGCGAGAGCGAAGTTCCCGCCGCTGTGATCGAAAAGGAGAAGGAGATCCTTCTGGCCCAGATCGCCAACGACCCCAAGAACGCAAACAAGCCCGACGCGATCAAAGAGAAGATGGTGCTGGGCCGCGTTGGCAAGTTCTATAAAGAGAACTGCCTGGTGGATCAGGAGTTTGTGAAGGACCCCGAGCTCACCGTGGCAAAGTACACCGACAAGGTGGCCAAGGAGCTGGGCGGCAGCATTGAGATCGCAAAGTTCGTGCGCTACGAAAAGGGCGAGGGCCTGGAGAAGCGCTGTGATGATTTTGCGGCCGAAGTTGCCAGCATGATGAAATAA
- the yerC gene encoding hypothetical protein: protein MADKNHLKNPATNALFEAILSLNDMDECYSFFEDLCTMKELADMAQRLEAAKMLLEGKTYEQIVKSVEISTATISRINRCIQYGNGGYEQVIKRVEGKEN, encoded by the coding sequence ATGGCTGACAAGAACCATTTGAAAAACCCGGCGACCAACGCCCTGTTTGAGGCGATCCTTTCTTTGAATGATATGGACGAGTGCTATAGCTTTTTTGAGGATCTGTGCACCATGAAGGAGCTGGCCGATATGGCGCAGCGCCTGGAGGCGGCCAAAATGCTGCTGGAAGGAAAAACCTACGAACAGATCGTAAAAAGCGTGGAGATCAGCACCGCCACCATCAGCCGGATCAACCGCTGCATCCAATATGGAAACGGCGGTTACGAGCAGGTCATCAAGCGGGTCGAGGGCAAAGAAAACTGA
- the xpt gene encoding xanthine phosphoribosyltransferase, giving the protein MELLEQRILSEGQVRPGNVLKVDCFLNHQLDVDLLDKLGQEFYRLYKGDGINKILTIEASGIAIACMTARYFNVPVVFAKKAKSKNIDGEVFTSTVHSFTYGKDYDITLSKKFLGPQDKVLILDDFLAVGKAMHGLLDVCAQAGAQVGGIGIAIEKGFQQGGDTLRAQGYKVSSLAIVDEMTDDGRLRFRPQ; this is encoded by the coding sequence ATGGAACTTTTAGAACAGCGTATTTTAAGCGAGGGCCAGGTCCGGCCCGGCAACGTGCTGAAGGTGGACTGCTTTTTGAACCACCAGCTGGATGTGGATCTGCTGGACAAGCTCGGCCAGGAATTCTACCGCCTTTATAAAGGCGACGGCATCAACAAAATTCTCACCATCGAGGCGTCGGGCATTGCGATCGCCTGCATGACGGCCCGGTATTTTAACGTGCCTGTGGTGTTTGCAAAAAAAGCAAAAAGCAAAAACATCGACGGCGAGGTTTTCACCTCCACCGTGCATTCCTTTACATATGGAAAAGACTATGATATCACCCTTTCCAAAAAGTTTTTGGGGCCGCAGGACAAGGTGCTGATCCTGGACGACTTTTTGGCGGTCGGCAAGGCCATGCACGGCCTTTTGGACGTGTGCGCCCAGGCCGGCGCCCAGGTGGGCGGCATCGGCATCGCCATTGAAAAGGGCTTTCAGCAGGGCGGGGATACCCTGCGTGCCCAGGGCTACAAGGTGTCGAGCCTTGCCATTGTGGACGAAATGACCGACGACGGCCGGCTGCGTTTTCGGCCCCAATGA